The following are encoded together in the Desulfococcus multivorans genome:
- the hemB gene encoding porphobilinogen synthase — MLFPDYRPRRLRRNEAFRRMIRETRLSVDDLILPLFAIGGKGVKNPIPSMPGHFQLSVDNIVKTAREAYELGIPAIILFGLPDKKDPLGTQAYAKNGIVQKTVREIKNKLPDLMVITDVCLCEYTDHGHCGIVEGNIVDNDATLDLLARTALSHVQSGADMVAPSDMMDGRVTEIRNVLDDNGLSHVPIMSYAVKYCSAYYGPFREAADSAPRFGDRKTYQMDPANALEAIREVSMDVEEGADIVMVKPALSYLDIIHRVREEVDLPVAAYNVSGEFAMIKAAEKMGWIDGERVMMETLMSIKRAGADIILTYFAMEAAKILRNDSMKAS; from the coding sequence ATGCTCTTCCCTGATTATCGCCCCCGGCGACTCCGCCGAAACGAAGCTTTTCGCCGCATGATCAGAGAAACCCGTCTCTCGGTGGACGACCTGATTCTACCGCTGTTCGCCATCGGCGGAAAAGGTGTAAAAAACCCCATCCCTTCCATGCCGGGGCACTTTCAACTCTCCGTCGACAATATTGTCAAAACCGCCCGGGAGGCCTATGAGTTGGGAATTCCGGCCATCATTCTCTTCGGTCTCCCGGACAAAAAGGATCCCCTGGGCACCCAGGCCTACGCCAAAAACGGCATCGTGCAGAAAACCGTCCGCGAGATCAAAAACAAACTGCCGGACCTGATGGTCATCACCGATGTCTGCCTGTGTGAGTATACCGATCACGGTCATTGCGGCATTGTCGAGGGAAATATCGTCGATAACGACGCCACCTTGGATCTCCTGGCACGTACCGCACTTTCTCACGTCCAATCGGGAGCGGACATGGTCGCCCCCTCGGACATGATGGACGGCCGCGTTACCGAAATCCGAAACGTGCTGGACGATAACGGCTTGAGCCACGTGCCCATCATGTCATACGCCGTCAAATACTGCTCGGCTTACTACGGACCATTTCGTGAAGCTGCCGATTCCGCTCCCCGGTTCGGCGACCGCAAGACCTACCAGATGGACCCGGCCAACGCGCTGGAGGCCATCCGGGAAGTCAGCATGGATGTGGAGGAGGGCGCCGACATCGTTATGGTCAAACCCGCCCTTTCCTATCTGGACATCATCCACCGTGTTCGGGAGGAGGTGGACCTGCCGGTCGCCGCCTACAACGTCAGCGGCGAATTCGCCATGATCAAGGCAGCGGAAAAAATGGGTTGGATCGACGGCGAGCGCGTGATGATGGAAACCCTGATGAGCATCAAGCGGGCCGGAGCCGATATCATTCTGACCTATTTCGCCATGGAGGCCGCCAAAATCCTCCGAAATGACTCGATGAAGGCGTCCTGA
- the ahbC gene encoding 12,18-didecarboxysiroheme deacetylase gives MIGISKLYCGTVEPSDAIRYGRHSGKLPSHLLQFSIDKKPVVVWNTTRRCNLKCIHCYAHAKDIPFENELSTDEGKALIDDLADFGVPVILFSGGEPLVRKDLPDLAGYAVEKGIRAVISTNGTLITPEKAKILKEIGLSYVGVSLDGMEEIHDRFRGMKGAFQKAMSGIRSCQDVGIKVGLRFTINKFNVGEIPAIFDLLEEKEIPRICFYHLVYAGRGSELVKDDLSHEETRRAVDVIIQRTKDLYDRGIEKEVLTVDNHADGPYLYLKMLREQPERANEVLELLKMNEGNSSGRGFGCISWDGEVHADQFWRHHSFGNVRNRPFSEIWTDESEPLMKKLKDKKRYVKGRCADCNWLNICAGNFRVRAEAVYDDVWAPDPACYLTDEEIAKEAD, from the coding sequence ATGATAGGAATCTCCAAACTTTATTGCGGAACAGTGGAGCCCTCGGATGCCATTCGTTACGGACGTCATTCCGGAAAGCTGCCTTCCCACCTGCTCCAATTTTCCATCGATAAAAAACCGGTCGTCGTGTGGAATACCACCCGTCGATGCAACCTGAAATGTATTCATTGTTATGCCCACGCCAAGGACATCCCCTTTGAAAACGAGCTCTCCACCGATGAAGGAAAGGCGCTTATAGACGATCTTGCCGATTTTGGCGTTCCGGTCATTCTCTTCTCCGGAGGCGAGCCTCTGGTGCGCAAGGATCTTCCGGATCTGGCCGGATATGCCGTCGAGAAGGGCATTCGGGCGGTAATCTCCACCAACGGAACACTCATTACCCCTGAAAAAGCGAAAATTCTGAAAGAGATCGGATTATCATACGTAGGCGTCAGTCTTGACGGCATGGAAGAGATTCACGACCGGTTCAGAGGAATGAAGGGGGCTTTTCAAAAGGCCATGTCCGGCATCCGCAGTTGTCAAGACGTCGGCATCAAGGTCGGTCTTCGCTTTACCATCAACAAGTTCAACGTGGGTGAAATCCCGGCGATTTTCGACCTTCTGGAGGAAAAAGAGATTCCCCGGATCTGCTTTTATCATCTGGTTTACGCCGGCCGCGGCTCAGAACTGGTCAAGGATGACTTGAGTCACGAGGAAACCCGAAGAGCCGTGGACGTCATCATACAGCGGACCAAGGATCTTTACGACCGGGGCATCGAAAAAGAGGTCCTCACCGTGGACAATCACGCCGACGGTCCGTATCTCTACCTGAAGATGCTGCGGGAACAACCGGAACGCGCGAACGAGGTGCTTGAACTTCTCAAGATGAACGAAGGCAACAGCTCCGGAAGGGGGTTCGGTTGCATCAGTTGGGACGGTGAAGTTCACGCAGATCAGTTCTGGCGTCATCACAGCTTCGGCAATGTCCGAAATCGCCCCTTCTCGGAAATATGGACGGATGAGTCCGAGCCGCTCATGAAAAAACTGAAGGACAAGAAGCGCTATGTAAAAGGCCGTTGCGCCGACTGCAACTGGCTCAACATCTGTGCGGGGAATTTCAGGGTCCGCGCCGAAGCGGTGTACGACGACGTATGGGCCCCCGATCCGGCTTGCTACCTCACCGACGAAGAAATCGCCAAGGAGGCTGACTGA
- the rpmE gene encoding 50S ribosomal protein L31: MKKDLHPEYRQTEIKCACGYVMNVGSTKSDITVEICSQCHPFFTGKQKLVDTAGRIERFRRKYEKFNQAKEGK; encoded by the coding sequence ATGAAAAAAGACCTACATCCCGAATATCGACAGACGGAAATCAAGTGTGCCTGTGGATACGTCATGAACGTGGGATCGACCAAATCGGATATCACCGTTGAAATCTGCTCCCAGTGCCATCCGTTCTTTACGGGTAAGCAGAAGCTCGTGGATACGGCCGGTCGGATCGAACGTTTCAGAAGAAAATACGAGAAGTTCAATCAGGCGAAGGAAGGCAAGTAA
- the prfA gene encoding peptide chain release factor 1, whose amino-acid sequence MFDRLEGIEARFMEVEALLSDSKIVQDRDAYQKYMREHSDLDKIVTVYREYRKTLADLNDSMELLKDADPEIKELARDEIQLLNRKKEQTETALKKLLIPKDPSDDKNVIIEIRAGTGGEEAGLFAADLYRMYDRYAENNRWRIEVLSHHTTGVGGLKEVIALIKGKGVYSRLKYESGTHRVQRVPETETQGRIHTSAVTVAVLPEAEEVDVQIDPNEIKVDVYRSTGPGGQSVNTTDSAVRLTHLPTGLVVTCQDEKSQLKNKNKALKVLRARLLDRMVREQQEKRSEERKSQIGSGDRSERIRTYNFPQGRVTDHRIGLTLYKLETILQGDLDVVIDELITYYQTQALQHAESEADRSAAVDHS is encoded by the coding sequence ATGTTTGACAGATTGGAAGGAATAGAGGCGCGGTTCATGGAAGTTGAGGCGCTCTTGAGCGATTCAAAGATCGTTCAGGACAGGGATGCCTATCAAAAATATATGCGAGAGCATTCCGACCTCGACAAGATCGTCACCGTGTACAGGGAATACAGGAAAACGCTGGCGGATCTTAACGACAGCATGGAACTCCTGAAAGACGCTGATCCGGAAATCAAGGAGTTGGCCCGCGACGAGATACAGCTGCTTAACCGGAAAAAAGAGCAGACCGAAACGGCTCTCAAAAAACTTTTGATTCCCAAGGACCCGAGTGACGACAAAAACGTGATCATTGAAATCCGGGCGGGTACGGGGGGTGAGGAGGCCGGACTTTTCGCAGCGGATCTATATCGGATGTACGATCGATATGCTGAAAACAACCGGTGGCGGATCGAGGTGTTGAGCCATCACACCACGGGTGTCGGCGGACTCAAGGAGGTGATCGCGCTGATCAAGGGCAAGGGCGTCTACAGCCGGCTCAAATACGAGAGCGGCACCCATCGCGTTCAGCGCGTCCCCGAAACGGAGACCCAGGGAAGGATTCATACCTCTGCGGTCACCGTGGCGGTGTTGCCCGAGGCCGAAGAGGTGGACGTCCAGATCGACCCCAATGAGATTAAGGTGGATGTCTATCGTTCGACAGGTCCCGGCGGCCAATCCGTGAACACCACCGACTCCGCCGTTCGACTGACCCACCTGCCCACGGGACTGGTGGTGACCTGTCAGGACGAGAAGTCTCAACTCAAGAACAAGAACAAGGCGCTCAAGGTTCTGCGGGCACGACTTCTCGACAGGATGGTTCGGGAGCAGCAGGAAAAGCGATCCGAGGAACGAAAAAGCCAGATCGGGAGCGGCGACCGAAGCGAGCGCATCCGGACGTACAACTTCCCACAAGGACGCGTAACGGATCACCGGATCGGGCTCACCCTCTACAAACTCGAGACGATTCTGCAGGGGGATCTCGACGTGGTGATCGATGAATTGATAACCTACTACCAGACCCAGGCATTGCAGCATGCCGAATCCGAAGCAGACCGAAGCGCCGCCGTGGACCATTCTTAA
- a CDS encoding bifunctional folylpolyglutamate synthase/dihydrofolate synthase, whose amino-acid sequence MTESDRYSACLKTMFGLRRFGIKLGLETIQDILTALGNPQDRYKVIHVAGTNGKGSVASALANILTTAGYKAGLYTSPHLVRFNERISIDGRPIADEDVVRAYKRVREVHKGDRQPTFFEFTTAMAFYEFGRQNVDWAVVETGMGGRLDATNVVRPELSIITNISIEHPEYLGETIPQIAAEKAGIIKTGIPVVTGVDQAEAVVVITQAAAAKEAPLYRLNVDFHVEPEVGGEFTHVGIDNTWRHMRTGLAGRYQLDNAAMVLAGCELLARRHPRLSRETVREGLGRNRWPGRLEIVSTAPFVIIDGAHNLAAARNLATFLREELRTRDLTLVVGILADKPYKEMLQELVPLCRKIILTTPRIHRALPVETLHEYVRTLTSDITVIPDVGEAVKHAMSNAADNDAVCIAGSLYVVGEAKAYLETQGIPSFQRKTGH is encoded by the coding sequence ATGACAGAGAGTGATCGTTATTCAGCGTGTCTCAAGACCATGTTTGGTCTCAGAAGATTCGGAATCAAACTCGGCCTTGAAACCATTCAGGACATCCTCACAGCCCTCGGCAATCCCCAGGACCGCTACAAAGTGATCCACGTCGCCGGCACCAACGGCAAAGGCTCCGTCGCCTCCGCGCTGGCAAATATCCTGACAACGGCGGGGTACAAAGCCGGACTCTACACTTCGCCACACCTCGTCCGATTCAACGAGCGCATCAGCATCGACGGGCGTCCCATCGCGGATGAAGACGTCGTTCGAGCCTATAAGCGCGTTCGGGAGGTTCATAAGGGCGATCGGCAACCCACCTTCTTTGAATTCACGACAGCCATGGCCTTTTACGAATTCGGCCGACAAAACGTCGACTGGGCGGTTGTCGAGACGGGAATGGGCGGGCGTCTTGACGCCACCAACGTAGTGCGCCCCGAGCTTTCCATCATTACCAATATCTCCATCGAACACCCGGAATATCTTGGCGAGACAATTCCGCAGATCGCTGCCGAAAAAGCAGGAATCATCAAGACCGGAATCCCCGTCGTCACCGGTGTCGACCAGGCGGAAGCCGTCGTCGTTATCACACAGGCAGCGGCTGCCAAGGAAGCGCCGCTTTACCGATTGAACGTCGATTTCCACGTCGAACCGGAAGTCGGCGGAGAATTCACCCATGTCGGCATCGATAACACCTGGCGCCATATGCGGACCGGGCTGGCGGGCAGGTACCAGCTCGACAATGCGGCCATGGTATTGGCCGGTTGCGAACTCCTCGCCCGACGCCACCCTCGCCTCAGCCGGGAAACCGTTCGCGAAGGGCTTGGCCGGAACCGATGGCCGGGGAGACTGGAAATCGTCTCGACGGCGCCTTTCGTCATCATCGACGGCGCCCACAATCTCGCGGCGGCGCGAAACCTGGCCACGTTTCTGCGCGAGGAATTACGCACCAGGGACCTGACTCTGGTGGTCGGGATCCTCGCCGACAAACCCTACAAAGAGATGCTTCAGGAATTGGTGCCGCTCTGCCGGAAAATCATTTTGACGACACCCAGGATTCACCGGGCGCTTCCAGTGGAAACTCTCCATGAATACGTCCGGACCCTGACGTCGGATATTACGGTCATTCCCGACGTCGGCGAGGCTGTCAAGCATGCCATGTCCAATGCCGCCGACAATGACGCCGTTTGCATCGCCGGATCCCTTTATGTGGTCGGTGAGGCAAAAGCCTACCTTGAAACCCAGGGGATTCCCTCTTTCCAGCGAAAAACCGGACATTGA
- a CDS encoding CCA tRNA nucleotidyltransferase: MFFDMMPFDNLHDIPGAENAYLVGGCVRDRLIGLRPQDFDIAAPPPVRDFAEHIARRIGGHCVELGKPGRQVIRIVSGRPQVDVAPINGPSIESDLAKRDFTINALARRLSSGEIIDCTGGIRDLEQKIIRMVSDQSFIADPLRLLRTYRLAAILNFRIDTATSAAVARHADKIRNVAGERIRLELFKLLEVENACLRLEQMSRERLLFAVIPELEPLVGCLQNRHHAFDAWIHTLKVVEEMEAILNRPPRLLSAADSPALSACLKGGIPVLLKISALLHDIGKPATRKIIHTKGPVFYGHHETGAEMAEAVSARLRFSVHETRIVTQIIRHHLGPLRLWIQAEKGALSRKAVTRFFMRCETLTPLILLHALADHRGKRPRGTLPEDDFSRFILNLLTAYFTEYQERKNRRPLLTGHDLISEFDLKPGPDFKFILNRVEAARLSGEAVTRENGLEIVSELLKTCIGDRQPGIDTPSGRTKTGLPHKKRGGDRPG, translated from the coding sequence ATGTTTTTCGATATGATGCCGTTCGACAACTTGCACGATATCCCGGGAGCGGAAAACGCCTACCTTGTGGGTGGATGCGTCCGGGATCGCCTTATCGGGCTTCGCCCGCAGGATTTTGACATTGCAGCACCCCCCCCTGTTCGGGATTTCGCCGAACATATCGCCCGCAGGATCGGCGGTCATTGTGTCGAACTGGGGAAACCGGGTCGACAGGTCATTCGGATCGTTTCCGGCAGGCCCCAGGTAGATGTGGCGCCCATTAACGGCCCCTCCATCGAAAGCGATCTCGCCAAAAGGGATTTCACCATAAATGCACTGGCCCGGCGTCTCTCATCAGGAGAAATTATCGACTGCACCGGGGGAATACGGGACCTTGAACAAAAAATAATCCGTATGGTGTCGGACCAGTCCTTCATAGCGGATCCTCTTCGCCTGCTTCGGACCTACCGACTGGCCGCGATTCTCAATTTCAGGATCGATACCGCAACGTCCGCCGCCGTTGCGAGACATGCCGATAAGATCCGGAATGTAGCCGGCGAACGAATCCGCCTCGAACTTTTCAAGCTTCTGGAAGTCGAGAACGCCTGTCTCCGGCTCGAGCAGATGTCGCGGGAAAGGCTCCTTTTTGCCGTCATTCCGGAGCTCGAACCGTTGGTCGGCTGTCTTCAGAACCGGCACCACGCATTCGACGCCTGGATCCATACGCTGAAGGTCGTCGAGGAGATGGAGGCGATTCTGAACCGCCCCCCCAGGCTTTTGTCGGCGGCCGACTCGCCTGCGCTTTCGGCCTGCCTCAAAGGCGGCATACCGGTACTGCTCAAAATATCCGCCCTCCTCCATGATATCGGCAAGCCCGCCACTCGAAAAATCATCCACACGAAAGGACCGGTGTTTTACGGTCACCACGAAACAGGCGCCGAAATGGCGGAGGCCGTCTCGGCTCGACTCAGATTTTCAGTCCATGAGACTCGGATCGTGACCCAGATCATCCGTCATCACCTTGGACCGCTCCGACTATGGATCCAAGCCGAAAAAGGGGCCCTTTCCCGAAAGGCCGTCACGCGATTCTTCATGCGATGCGAGACCCTGACCCCGCTCATCCTGTTGCACGCCCTGGCGGATCATCGGGGCAAGCGCCCCCGGGGGACACTGCCGGAAGATGATTTTTCACGCTTCATCCTGAACCTGTTGACAGCGTATTTTACAGAGTATCAGGAAAGAAAAAACCGGCGCCCCCTGCTGACCGGTCACGACCTGATTTCGGAATTCGATCTCAAGCCCGGCCCTGATTTCAAATTCATCCTGAATCGCGTCGAAGCAGCAAGGCTTTCCGGCGAGGCGGTCACCCGCGAAAACGGCCTGGAAATCGTATCGGAGCTTCTAAAAACATGCATCGGAGACCGTCAACCCGGTATAGATACACCGTCCGGCCGAACAAAGACGGGATTGCCGCACAAAAAAAGGGGCGGCGACCGTCCCGGTTGA
- the rpsU gene encoding 30S ribosomal protein S21, giving the protein MKAIEVKVYDNDLEKAMRILKKKIQNDGLFKRLKLKKSYEKPSEYRRRKQREALRRQRIAAAKKRYGR; this is encoded by the coding sequence TTGAAGGCTATCGAAGTTAAAGTCTATGACAACGACCTTGAAAAAGCCATGCGCATTCTGAAGAAAAAGATTCAGAATGACGGCCTTTTCAAGCGGCTCAAGCTGAAGAAAAGCTACGAAAAACCGAGTGAATACCGGCGACGCAAGCAACGAGAAGCCCTGAGGCGTCAACGTATTGCCGCCGCCAAAAAGCGTTACGGCAGATAA
- a CDS encoding AAA family ATPase, whose protein sequence is MKSDKEYNGKIPDPKEIEKEIGEFLSKKFGGEVRIISPAGKPQDSPAEEKRSRQTRRINFELKPEELIAYLDQFIVRQEEAKAILATKICTHFNRIKHAESHPEDQELLVGRIKNNVLMIGPTGVGKTYMIKLIAKKLGVPFVKGDATKFSETGYVGGDVEDLVRDLVREANDDIELAQYGIIYIDEIDKIASSRNIVGADVSRTGVQRALLKPMEETDVDLKVPHDPISMFQELERFRKTGKREKQSVNTKNILFIMSGAFADLAEIINRRVTRQEIGFGSQVKGSQSTDELLRQVRSEDLIQFGFESEFVGRLPVHAVLEHLNEADLLEILKNPNNPVILGKKLDFAAYGIQVKFSEGALALLAKQAYTEKTGARGLVSAVEKALLPFEKVLPSTTIGILPVTEALIQNPKALLDDMIHAAGDPAGSSAVSSLKAAFDQLVVAERRTIQNYIDTNQKYLSHKHNLTLTPSRTAIFAHYYSKNTLDVERIFKKMKLYSDEIKNAELSFYKQHDINIVLEEDAIDFLMEKLINGEIQLPELRDRLNKDFELGLKLVREKTGKKRFFINQDALRFPEDYIAGLLKQRLTIP, encoded by the coding sequence ATGAAATCAGATAAAGAATATAATGGGAAGATTCCGGACCCCAAAGAAATAGAAAAGGAAATCGGGGAATTTTTATCCAAAAAATTCGGGGGAGAAGTCAGGATCATCTCTCCGGCCGGAAAGCCTCAAGACAGTCCCGCCGAGGAAAAACGCTCGCGGCAGACGCGGCGGATCAACTTCGAGCTCAAACCCGAAGAATTGATCGCCTACCTGGATCAGTTCATCGTCAGGCAGGAAGAGGCCAAGGCCATTCTCGCGACGAAAATCTGCACACACTTCAACCGCATCAAGCATGCCGAATCTCATCCTGAGGATCAGGAACTTCTGGTGGGCCGAATCAAGAACAATGTTTTGATGATCGGCCCCACAGGCGTCGGCAAAACCTATATGATCAAGCTGATCGCCAAAAAGCTGGGCGTACCCTTTGTGAAGGGGGATGCGACCAAATTCAGTGAGACCGGCTATGTCGGCGGAGATGTTGAAGATCTTGTGAGAGATCTCGTGAGAGAGGCCAATGACGACATTGAACTTGCCCAATACGGCATCATCTATATCGACGAGATCGACAAGATTGCCTCAAGCCGGAACATTGTCGGCGCCGATGTGTCGAGAACGGGTGTTCAGCGCGCACTGCTCAAGCCCATGGAGGAGACCGACGTCGACCTCAAGGTTCCCCATGATCCCATTTCCATGTTTCAGGAACTCGAGCGGTTTCGGAAAACGGGTAAGCGGGAAAAGCAATCCGTCAATACCAAAAACATCTTGTTTATCATGAGCGGTGCCTTCGCCGATCTCGCCGAGATCATCAACCGGCGGGTGACGCGCCAGGAGATTGGGTTCGGCTCCCAGGTCAAAGGATCCCAATCTACAGACGAATTACTGCGGCAAGTAAGGTCCGAAGACCTTATCCAATTCGGCTTTGAATCGGAGTTCGTTGGCCGTTTGCCGGTGCATGCCGTCCTTGAGCATCTGAACGAGGCGGACCTGCTGGAAATTCTCAAGAACCCCAACAACCCGGTCATTCTGGGCAAGAAACTCGATTTTGCGGCCTACGGCATCCAGGTGAAGTTTTCAGAAGGCGCCCTCGCACTTCTGGCGAAACAGGCCTACACGGAAAAAACGGGAGCCAGAGGGTTGGTGAGCGCCGTTGAGAAGGCGCTTCTCCCCTTCGAGAAAGTGCTGCCTTCTACGACGATCGGCATTCTGCCGGTGACCGAAGCCTTGATTCAGAACCCCAAAGCATTGCTGGACGACATGATTCATGCAGCCGGCGATCCGGCCGGCTCGTCAGCCGTTTCATCTTTGAAGGCCGCTTTCGACCAACTGGTTGTAGCGGAAAGACGAACGATCCAAAACTATATCGACACCAATCAAAAATACCTGTCCCACAAGCACAATCTCACGCTGACGCCCTCGCGAACGGCTATCTTCGCCCATTATTACAGCAAGAATACGTTGGACGTCGAACGCATTTTCAAGAAAATGAAGCTTTACTCGGATGAGATCAAAAACGCTGAGCTCTCCTTTTACAAACAGCATGACATCAACATAGTCCTGGAGGAAGATGCCATCGACTTTCTCATGGAGAAATTGATCAACGGAGAGATACAACTTCCAGAGCTCCGCGATCGGCTCAACAAGGATTTCGAGTTGGGCCTGAAACTCGTGCGGGAGAAGACCGGAAAAAAACGTTTCTTTATCAACCAGGATGCGTTAAGATTTCCGGAAGACTACATCGCCGGTCTCCTGAAGCAGAGGCTGACGATACCATAG
- the rho gene encoding transcription termination factor Rho produces MNITELKEKKINELTQMARDFKIEGAAGMRKQELIFALLQAQIEKNGLIYGEGTLEILPDGFGFLRAPNYNYLPGPDDIYVSPSQIRRFNLRTGDTVSGQIRQPKESERYFALLKVEAINYEDPEIAREKILFDNLTPLYPNRKINLEHDPENYSTRIMDLMTPIGFGQRGLIVSPPRSGKTMLLQFIANSITANHKEIDLFVLLIDERPEEVTDMQRSVKGEVISSTFDEPAERHVQVAEMVIDKAKRLVEHKKNVVILLDSITRLARAYNSVVPPSGKILSGGVDSNALQRPKRFFGAARNIEEGGSLTIIATALIDTGSRMDEVIFEEFKGTGNMELQLDRRLADKRLFPAIDIKKSGTRKEELLMDKDTLNRVWILRKLLSSLNPVDSLEFLLEKMQGTGNNKEFLEAMNT; encoded by the coding sequence ATGAATATCACTGAACTCAAGGAAAAAAAAATTAACGAGCTGACGCAGATGGCCAGAGACTTCAAGATCGAAGGGGCCGCCGGGATGCGAAAGCAGGAGCTGATCTTCGCTTTATTGCAGGCGCAGATTGAAAAAAACGGCTTGATTTACGGAGAGGGCACCCTGGAGATTCTGCCGGACGGTTTTGGTTTCCTGAGGGCGCCAAACTACAACTATCTCCCGGGGCCCGACGATATATATGTCTCTCCCTCCCAGATTCGCCGCTTCAATCTGCGGACGGGAGACACGGTGTCCGGACAGATTCGTCAGCCCAAGGAATCCGAACGCTACTTTGCGCTATTGAAGGTCGAAGCCATCAACTATGAAGATCCCGAGATCGCGCGGGAAAAGATTCTTTTTGACAACCTGACCCCACTTTATCCCAACCGCAAGATCAATCTCGAGCATGATCCCGAAAACTATTCCACCCGGATTATGGACCTGATGACGCCCATCGGGTTCGGTCAGCGCGGACTTATCGTCTCTCCGCCAAGATCCGGCAAGACCATGCTGCTTCAGTTCATCGCCAACAGCATCACCGCCAACCACAAGGAAATCGATTTGTTTGTCCTTCTGATCGACGAGCGACCCGAAGAAGTGACCGATATGCAGCGGTCCGTCAAGGGCGAGGTGATCAGTTCGACCTTTGACGAACCGGCGGAGCGGCATGTCCAGGTGGCCGAGATGGTCATCGACAAGGCCAAACGGCTGGTGGAGCACAAGAAAAATGTCGTCATCCTTCTGGACAGCATCACGCGCCTGGCGAGGGCTTACAATTCCGTAGTTCCCCCCAGCGGCAAGATCCTTTCCGGCGGCGTCGACTCCAATGCCCTGCAGCGGCCTAAACGATTCTTTGGCGCGGCCCGAAATATCGAGGAAGGTGGAAGCTTGACCATCATCGCCACGGCGCTTATCGATACGGGGAGCCGAATGGACGAGGTGATCTTCGAAGAATTCAAAGGCACCGGAAACATGGAGCTTCAATTGGACCGGCGCTTGGCCGACAAGCGATTGTTCCCGGCCATCGACATCAAAAAGTCGGGTACCCGAAAGGAGGAACTCCTTATGGATAAGGACACCTTGAACCGTGTCTGGATTCTGCGGAAATTGTTGTCATCCCTGAATCCTGTGGACAGCCTCGAATTTTTACTTGAAAAAATGCAGGGTACGGGTAATAATAAAGAGTTTCTAGAGGCAATGAATACTTAA
- the adk gene encoding adenylate kinase produces MRLILLGGPGAGKGTQANYIKEKYQIPQISTGDMLRAAVKAGTDLGKKAKGFMDSGGLVPDDVIIGLVKERIKESDCRKGFLFDGFPRTIPQADAMKAAGVPIDAVVEIDVPDEEIIKRMSGRRAHLASGRTYHVVFNPPKVEGKDDVTGEPLVQRDDDKEETVRKRLEVYHQQTEPLVAYYKNWAASGEAGAPKHIRIEGVGKVEEIRDAIFGALDALNK; encoded by the coding sequence ATGCGGCTGATTCTGTTGGGAGGCCCCGGTGCGGGCAAGGGCACACAGGCGAATTACATCAAAGAGAAATACCAGATTCCCCAAATCTCCACCGGAGATATGCTTCGTGCGGCCGTCAAGGCCGGGACGGATCTGGGCAAAAAAGCCAAAGGATTCATGGATTCCGGCGGACTGGTTCCCGATGATGTAATCATCGGTCTGGTTAAAGAGCGCATTAAAGAGTCCGATTGCCGGAAAGGATTTCTCTTTGATGGATTTCCCCGAACGATTCCTCAGGCAGATGCCATGAAAGCTGCGGGCGTTCCCATTGATGCCGTGGTGGAGATCGATGTTCCGGATGAAGAGATCATCAAACGGATGAGCGGCCGCCGCGCGCATCTGGCCAGCGGTCGGACCTATCACGTTGTTTTCAATCCCCCGAAGGTTGAGGGAAAGGATGACGTCACCGGGGAGCCTTTGGTCCAGCGGGATGACGACAAGGAAGAGACCGTCCGAAAACGCCTGGAGGTCTATCATCAACAGACCGAACCCCTGGTTGCCTATTACAAGAACTGGGCCGCCTCCGGCGAAGCGGGTGCCCCGAAGCACATTCGCATAGAAGGTGTCGGCAAGGTAGAAGAAATCCGAGACGCGATTTTCGGCGCGCTCGATGCATTGAACAAATAG